The following DNA comes from Mya arenaria isolate MELC-2E11 chromosome 11, ASM2691426v1.
tttaaagtgttatacatgaaactatatatattttgagtgtgtgtgtgtgtgtgtgtgtgtgtgtgtcatatatttatatttatatttgtgtaatgtgacgatgagctgtatatgcttaagtcaaaaataaattttctgttctgttctggtctgttattttaaccgaaaaaatgtttagataaaacatgtaaataaaacctgaactcactggaaatcgagcctatcaatgcttaaaattaaaaaaaaaattctcgacgggaggggacacccctccccATCCCACCCCTTTCCGCGGCCACAATGTCAATGTCCTTCCTACGCACCTGatatatacagcctcaactgagaacaaacataaaaatatatacagcatcaactaaaaacaaaaattagaatctatacagcctcaactgaagacatacattggaatctatacagcctcaactgaagacaaacattagaatctacaCAGCCTCaccttaagataaacattggaatctatacagcctcaactgaagacaaacattagaatctatacagtctcaccttaagataaacattagaatctatacagcctcagcttaagacaaacattggaatctatacagtcTCAACTCAAGGCAatcattggaatctatacatcTTCAAGTTAGGACAAACATTGGTGTCTATACAGTCTCAGTATTGTCTTGTACATATACagcttttaaaaagtatttagcAACAGCTTTGGTTCTTAATCTGTTTTATTgatcatatataatgtattatataacatgAGGTACACTGAATGTAGCAATCACATGCAGGGAAACcctttaatattttgtcagaaAAATGTTGAGTCTCTATAGCCACtctatatgtatatgcataaaggacacattttacaacaaagaatatatctgttttatctTGAAGGCTAGGAATGGACATGTACCCTATGACACCGatacaatataatcaaaataacaacacatttaaatttgttaaaatgtttgataatatacGAATGGCTATTCAATGAAGAgtataataaatacagtttaaaatggataaactaaaatgacacaTTTGGTCTTGTTTCGTACAGAAAAAATGAAGAGAATGAAGGTACACATAGTGccaacataaatacatactatcCCCTAATAAGAAAATGTCATGATAAAGGTTGATTACTCACCACTTAACCTCATAAAAATAGATGTAGTTACAAGACAAATTTCAAGTATGTGGATGAAACAAATGGAACACATCCAAGTTAACTGAAGACTCTGACTATGTCTGGATTTATCTTATCTTGCACTGTCAAAGAATATTTTTCCATATCCATGTTTAATGGAATATCATAACTATTAATATAGATATTCATTATTGTAGTGCATACTTGTTATGTTAGTTAAcataaatcatgttcaaataacAAAGGAAACACATCCAGATTGTCAACTGTAGTGtgaagttcattatttctttactttctaTGTTAAGAGAACCTTCCTTTCTGTTCTTtgcctgaaaaaataaataataaagatataagtTAAAAGCATCCCCATTTATCAAAGATCAGCAGTTAGCAATTTTTTGGCAATCTTGGGCATTTATCAGTGTATATGCAATACAGGAATAAATGCTGTTAGCAGGAAATTACAAGAAtttcacatgtataaaaaacatttttgcacaaAGTTTAGTTGTAGAGGATCTTTTAGGATTGTGATATAGTAATACTGgcaaattgaaattggaatgcatgatacttatttcatggcaagatttaaagtttaacacagtattcacatatatagaagaaaacaaatgcaaCATACATAGTATCGTTCTTCAACGCTGCAAGCAAATCCTTATTCGCCAACGCTCGAACACCATTTTGCAACGAGTACATACTGCAActaaatcataatataaaagaaaattctaTGAAAAATCTTTCTTTTGTTGATCACCTTCAAAAAATCAAAGTCTTAAAACCTATTGTGCAaatattaagatgtttttttttacaacaaaagtaTGCTATACTGTATGGATGGCCTGTACGATAGTATtaggcaaaatatattaaaacatactttgtgGTTTGCTTTActgtcatgatattatttcaaagtcTGAAGCAGTTAAATATTCCTAAAAATCCAATTAAGAAAAAAGTCCAATTTTAGGATCACAATACACATAATATCATATTggaaaatcataattaaaaaagaaggtgttttaaacatttcttgttaacattacCAGACTATAAGACTGGTACTCTTTCCTGCCTTCCCTCATCATATTGCTCTCAACAACCTGCATaacctgaaattatatttgaataatgcaatACTTGATAACTTTGTCATTATCGACTATGACCACAGTCTTtgatattcttcaagatatattacaaaaagaaaaggaaaatctTTACTGTGCATGATATCTGATCTGCTTTCATTGCcacaattgatgaaaataaaatttggacaAATGGGAGCAATTCTCTCAATGTGAATCTGACATTGCATTTAgaatgttatgcaccagtcatttgtaaccacgccccgaCCCAGTCCAGGGATACATGTAGtcagggaaatgggccatgtttttaccttccagatgGCCTGGCAGTGTCTTGGAtaggctggaccgaaagtcaaagtatccactattccccagacctgggttgtggttacaattaactgcaATAGTGACTTCAACTTTGAAGAAGATTTGTGGGTCCTACACTTGACAAAGTACCATTATGaaccaaacatacataaaataacattcaaatattcgtCTTTGATATTTCAAACGTCAAAGTAAAATCATACATCTTTTACTGTTAGCATACTTGATCCCAATCCTTTCGTACCACAGCGACAAATCATGGAGACGGAGCACTTACAAAGTTGACTTGAGGCTGTTTATCCATGTCGACATATTTGAAGTCCAAGTTATAATCCCTTAAAATAGTTATTATACTAAAACGGGAGCTTAAAGTGCTATCCGGAAATAGAACTAGTTGAAATGGTCGCAGTCAACAGTTTCATGGTTTACTTTAGGGAAAAatttaaggctgtatagattccaatggtCAGACCGTGAgcgtgtatagaatataacgtcgACCCTACCGGCTGAGTGACCTTGATTACCTTGACATTAGCATCGGCAATTTACGGAAACTTACGGAATTCTCCGTACATTATTTTGGAGCAGTCACTTCCTACTTCCGGTTAATTGTCAacaattgttcttttaattAAATACCAAAATGGAAGAGAAATACAAGTCGTACATGAGTAAGGTTAATCCTATCGCCAGTAAAATCATTAAGGATGAAGCAATACTCAAACGTTCACTGAAAACACAATGGAAGGAACTTGGTTTAAAAGAGCAAGAAATGTTACTCGATGACTATTTGGTTGACATGACTGTGAGAGAGAAATATGCTAACATCGAAAAACTAAATGCTTATGGCAATTGTTTCCCTAAAATGAAAGTCGAAACTGGAGAGAAAATAGTAGTTGATTTTGATAATGATGTAAGTATTCGGAAGTGAAGGAGTCTAGCAATTGTGaacataatgatttatttataaggCTTTTTAAAAGCTGGTATTTAATTATTAtctaatgttatattatatacatacttGTCATAGCCACCATAATGAATGTTAAagaaacttttttaacatttggacattcattATGTTCGCCTTTATGTTTCTGTAGAGTCCCtaaaacaaaaatcgtcaaacACTCTTTAACCCCTTCAACGATGTTCACGGACGTCACTAATGTAGTGCCCCTTGTCTTCCTCCGTCCTCTTTCCttccagggctttttctgcccaatttgggaaaaagaccctagacattttgggaaattttgcgtcgtgaaaatgccgaaattgggaaattttacagttaaaagaaaaagctgtctagtctccagcgaattaggaaatggttttatattagtttatctccctttaaaagacccaaatttgctgaaatatcaatccttgggtgtaaatatctattgcaataaatcgatcatgacagataatatttcatacagatatctaaatgtgatgaaaatcaatgatttccgaattcaattatcaaaaaaacttaacatcacataattgatatgatgttgaaaatgatccagtacatgtaaaaagactttctaaaaaaaaaaaaaaaaaaaaaaatggattgggattttttttatgaaaattgggaaaaatatcttatattttgctttgggaatgggtccgatagttggacccgtgggtactatagaaaaagccctgcctTCTATGGAATTtcctttttataaaatgttgatcaATGTCAGTTGAATACTAATGAACAGCACACAGGTTGCTTCATTTTTGCCTCAGCCATCAAAATCATAGTCTCTTTTGGTGTTTTCCCCAATCCAACACAAAACTTGATCACCCCTTGCGCTTCCACAAAGTCTGATGACGCAATATTGTATACCAGACTGTGCTTGTAATCAAGTCAGATAAAAACGACCTTTAAACAGAAATGACATCAGAAATTTAAACGGTTTATTAGTATGACGTCAGCGTAATATGTGACGTAATTGGGAACTAGTCATTTCGTAACCTGACCATTTCGTACCATCCGATTCTGGTCATTTCATAGCCTAGTTAGGTAGGATACAAAATGACTATCCAAAGGGTACGAAATGACCAAAAATTGGAAGGTACGAAATGGTCAGGGTACAAAATAACTATAAACCACGTAATTTGGTTGAATATCATAGATAAATGTGGAAGAAAAGCATGTTGTGAAAGATACATAATAGGtttgtaaacatacattttagaTAACGCGCCAACCATGCtttccttttattttgaaagctGTAACTTTTCAATACCCATTGaatttacaaacttaaatttttTATTGACTATGCAAAACActtagataaaaatataaaatttaatattcatgaatttttaaatgattcagaCAAAAAATTTAGAGAATATGTAAGAAGTCCACAAAATTCCTGAATACCCTcgtattgtgaccaaacttggtatctAGGAAAAGTGTATGGGggcctttcatgggattgtgctTGGAGTCAggggttaaggtcactgttactaaaatataaaaatggttcaATGGTACTGAAGGAAGAGTTTATGCAGACCTATCTAGCAATTGCGTTTGGTGCAATtttggtcaaggtcaaggtcttaaaatagaaaaatggatGAAACTGAACAACTTCAGTTAGGATTCACATATTTTAGCTTCTTGGTATGTAAGAAGAGTGTAAGGAAACCTTTTATGGGATTATTATGTATGGGCTCTTCGGGTCTAGGTCATtgtaacaaaaaatagaaaacggttgaaaatgaataaacagttgaaactgaactGAATACCCGTTTtgggttgacatactgtgaccataCTTGGTTTATAGGGTTATAGACATAGGATTGCATTTTGAGTcatagtcaatgttactgttacctaaaatagaaaaaaaaccaGTTCAAACTGAACATTCAGATAAACAGACAACTAATCCTTGTAACTGTTTGTtaaatagaaacatgttttatactgaGTCATTGTGTTTTACTGTCAACTATTGAAAACATGGATTCATAGTATTGCATTGTTTCTTGTTTATACCTGTAGTTCTGCTCAAAAGAATACAATAAATGGTAGGAAAAGCATTTTTTAGTTACTGCGCACTATCCTTATATTCtactgagaaaaaaaacattgaccaAATGAAAAATCTGTCTAAAATGTGGCATTCCACATTGCCccttattattaaacatatgcaatcAAGGCATGACTATTGAAGTGAATATCTACAGTGTTGAAACCATACACATTGTTCCATTTCTCAAACCCTGACCAATCATTAACAGAGCTTTAGAGTTGTATAACTTACATGTACTTGTAGATGTATATATTAATCATATAAACGTAAAACCTAAACAAATGTTATCTGAatcaaaacagttttgtttaacatttaaaactcAACATTTACACAAATTTTCACTTTCAGATTTAAGGAAACAAAAAGGGGTTGTATTGATATTAGGTTATAGAATTTTACTAAGATTGCCCCAGTTTGAAAAAATGCATATGTGTTACAGTGTTGTAGGCTATCACTGCAATGATTCTCCAGGGTTTgtagagaaaaaaatcaatatgtttgaTTATGATATAGGCATTCCCTGTATGATCAAGTCGGTGTCAAATggaaattaaaattgaagacATTAAATTGATTCaagttgcactcttactcccaaaataggtttaccacaattaataatattgttttaatattcgaaaaaggatgaataaaggttgaaaacaatggttcttatgaaggataccgagtttattttgaaagcaatgAGCATataacacggtatttctaccttaggagactatagtagactacagtaaatcatttagcattcaccaatcatttaatatttttgcgctttctgctattaaatacatggttacactcttgttatcaataattaatattttatataaatgcattatttagtgagtagttaaaggtttatcagcaaaaaataatgtttgctatatacatgtgtatgtattgattatgaataagagtgtcactttaattgaGGCTGTTATCATTCTTACTCTTACAATGTTAACTTAAGCTACACATAGTCTTACATAATTTTCATGAAGTATTACAATACTATTTTCAGTGTTGGACCTGGCAAGATGAACACTCATCCCCATTTAACTGGAGAACCAAGGTAAagtttcatacaaatatcaTCTATACTTCCTTTTTGATAACAAACTTAATCTCTTTAATTAATAATGGCTTagacttaataaaaaaatattgtttaatgtatacatgtagaaGGCAAGTGAGGTCTTGACTTTCATTCTACTGGAactaattaattatatatatttttttaaatcttttaaagcTTTACTTAAAGCTCCCCAAATTGAcagtttgacattttttcaataaaaatgattgaGAACCAGCTTATTTGTgcatcaatgcctttaattcagtcatgtAAGAGAACTCACAATCGAAcacatttcaattgtttggaaaactcttttttgctttttaaaacgTTAAGGCgttcagccataaaacataaatgtttgaacatgcatataaataggaactagaactccgcgagtcagatgtgtcgcctgacgaataatttactgtcaacattatagctgttagattggcattttattcatttatagacaaagatgttgccatttaactttcaagtgtaggtggcatttgaactgaaggtaacaacgTAAAGCCggacaaaaattaacaacgaaaattaacaaagggcaataactctaaaaatatggaagcaagaattacggttcttgtgcactgcacttgccctcaatgagatctatctatatattaagtttcaggttgataccccTTATAGTTACGATGTATGCCCCTGACAAAATtgaagcttgaaaattaacaatgggcaataactctaaacataaaGATGCAAGAGTTGCATTTCTTGTTTACTGCTCTTGCCCTCAATGatatctatctagctatgaagtttcaagttgatacctcttatgccgcggacaaaactttaagcatgaaaattaacaaattgcaataactctaaaactaagaaagcaagagttattgttattgtgcactgcacttgccctcaataagatctatctacatatgaagtttcaagttgataactcttatattctacaagatatgccccggacaaaacttaaagcatgaaaattaacaaagggggtaactctaaaaatatggaagcaagagttacaGTTCTTGCGCTCTGCACTTGCCCTAAataagatctatctacatatgaaatttcaagttgataccactaatagtttacgagatatgccccggacaagtgAAAACAGGACGCGACCGCTGCCCCCGCCACCGCCAACAAAAGTAACCGCTATATGTCGCCTTGTCAGGCGACacaaaatctgcaatctgattaAAAGTCAGCAGTGTTTAATCACTGGTCAGACATATACGCAAAAAAATGgttcataacaaaacaaaaaaagttgtcaaaacagttaaTTTGTGGGAGTTCAGCTTTAATTAAAAACTTGATTGGTCTATTGAAGAGTCAACAGGACCTAACACTTGACGACCTAGAACCTGATGTGTTGTGTAAGGTTCCAAGCAAGGGGAAGCGACGGGAGAGTGAGGTGAGCAGGGAGCCATCTCAAGACCGAGAATCCAGGGAGAGGGAGTTCTCTGTTAACTCATCTGGAACTGTATGGATGACCAACCCACTGTTGAGAGGGGTAGACAGACCAGAGCTTATTGACAGGTAATTATGGCTCTCCTCATAAATGGGGAGACAAAGTGTTTTTGCTTGAGACAATCGTTTCCACTTCATATTTCGTGAActgcttgaaggattttgatataactacccacaaatatttaccaaattgAAATGATGTGCAGAGCCATGTTACAACCAACTCAGCttacggtcaaggtcacacttacaggTCAAAGATCATATGAATACATTTCGTGTCTGCTCCATATCATTCTGGTGAACTTTGAATTAACTACCGGCAAATGTTGACCATATTGAGGCAATATGCAGTGAGCATGTAACAACCAGCTctgttcaaggtcaaggtcacaattacaGGTCAAAAGACTGTAATATGACTATATGTTGTGTCTGCTCCATATCTTTTGAACCACTTGAaagattttgaaacaaatacccacaaatgttcaccatatatTCAGACGATGTGCAGACCACATGCCACAATTAGTTAAGTTCAAAGTCAATGTCATAAGGAACTAATTGTGTTTGTCCCACTGTTTCTGTATCAAGCCTGCTATGCTTTTCCATACATGCACATATGTTTTCCTATTTCCATATGTCTAATGTGGAACTGAATGAGACAACCATAGGGGAgctgttttgattaaaaatcaACCGTGCAGTTCTAATTGTGTACAGTGGGCATCCTGGGTTAAATAGGGCTGTTTAATTAATTTCAGTAAATATTGTGTTAGGTacacagaaatatttttcttaataacATTTGACCTCTCAATTGCAGGTGTCGAAGTTCAAGTCCATGTAAGTCAGTAAGCACCTCCAAGTCTTCCCCATCCACCAGCAGATCCAAGACCCCAGATGCCATCAATTACGGCTTTACCGGCAGTGTGGATGACCTGTCCAGCTCGCAGGGTTCGTTCATCATCAATCGTGGTTCATTAGACATGAACCGCAGTCCTTCTGTCTCCAGCAGAGAGATTCTCAGCTACTCTCTAGCCAATGACCCGGCACCAACAAGGCCAGCGCGACGCCAGAGGTCGTTCAGCAGGTCTCCAGTTAAATCACTCATTTCGAGAAAGTCTGAAGATGATGAGACTTTAGTGACCAGGACAGGAGATAATCACCATGCCTTTGATAACCAGGCCATGGGTGAGAACTGGTCCTCATTTGTAAATCAGGGTAGGGAAGATGATACAAGCAGTGGGACTCCATCACCATACCGGACACTACTGGTAGAGCCCCAGGGGATGGGAATGGACAGGGGGGTGGGGTCCGAGTTACTTCGAGGCTCAATGGAGGATGAGGAGGAGGATTATCTCCAGGTAACCAAGCCGGCTGCTGACGAGACAGACAGCCAGAATGCCTCCAAGACAGGCTTTGATTTTCTTGACAACTGGTAAAACTGAGGACATAGTACAATAAGGCCATTGGATTGACAATTTGTCTTACAGtgtttgtgaaataatgtaCGAAGTCATTGTTTAGAATCTTGCCAGTATCTACAGTGCAATATTACTGAATCTCACGCTTCACCTGTCCTCTGGCCGCGATTTCTCggaacttcttaagcttaacaggcttaagttgcttatttcagtaagccaaaatacaaacttataatgatattttataaatgaaaaatggtttattgtgataatcgtaatgataattcctatctaaagtattaaaacttttaagagtacataaaacacaaaatgtttaaaacttttcaaagagTACCGGTACATAatacgcaaaatattgaaagacaaaaatagtgggtttagcttATAGCTGTTAAAAGGGACTtcagttttgagaaattgggacctgctttgtaaaatatatcttaatacaGTTTATAGTAAGATTACTGCTTTATGATAATTGTTCCTTGGATGATTTATAAAGCCCTTACCATAAACCAATTAGATAATAATAAGGAAATAATTTAAAGTACATAGTTTTATTTACCAGTACTTGGCATGAGAAACATTTATCTTGATTTACAATAAACACCTACCGGTAATATTTAGGCATGTTACATTGATTCTGGGATATTTAGTTGTACATACTTGATTTGCTCGGCCAATAACCATGCAGGTACCCTTAGTTGATTGAATTTCAAttgtattcatgtttgttatcccccgcctatgaaatagggagggggatattgaaatggcgttgtccgtccgtccttccgtccgtccgtcacctgcgttttctcagtaactagctggtaaaatttcatgaaatttaaaataaatatgaaccactatactggaatgatgcccgtccaaaaaaaatttgattggtcaattgtccttggagttattgcccttgattttttgaaaaatgcacattcacagccatttctcagtcactagctggcagaatttcatgaaacttaaaataaatatgaattactatactgggatgatgcctgttcatttttttttttggattggtcaattgtacttggagttattgcccttgaatttttgaaaaactctcatttacagccatttctcagtaactagttggtagaaattcttgaaacttgaaataaatatgaaccaacatactgcgatgatgcctgtttatttatattttggattgtgtaatttctatatgagttatttgcccttgatttattaaaagatccatgtttgcagccttttctatgcaactagctggtagaatttcatgacacttggaataaataagaaccaacatactgtgatgatgcctgtctatttttcttttggattggtcaattttccttagagttattgcccttgatttattaaaaaatcattgtttgcagctgtttctcagtaactagctgctagaatttaatgaaacttgaatgttatatgAACCAACAACCTGCAATGAACTTCTTCGGTGAATTTCTACGgctacatttttatctcaactattgagtactattttgcaatgattgatGTTTCCGAGTAAGTAGTTTCGgaaaagacagttttatttaatcatccctccgatttatttcgttaaaaatttttatcataaagtagtcccggtcgatattttataatttggctcggaaagggataaaccaatgtgcttatcttattctttctgagatttttttagccttcaagcacaaacaagccatcaagcacaaacaagccatcattagcgggggatatcttttcactgaaaatgcttgtttttttatcagTCTTGCCTGAAGACATTGTTTCGATGATGATTTTTCTATAAGCATTTTAACTAGATCTGTTTTGTATATgcttggttttgtttttttgtttttttatgatgaaaaaagATATCCAATTATTCAATATGGTCAGCTCAACCATTGCTGCTGCTAAATTTGCTGATATCCAATTATTCAATATGGCCCAACCATTGCTTCTGCTAAATTTGCTTTGTAATTGTGAAGActgtttcaaattttgaaattcgTTTCTGTTATTTTCTACTTTTTCACAGTTATCAGTTAAAttaactgaaaacaaaatgtgcatgaacattttacaaacatgtttatttcacCAGTAAGATTGGAGGGTCAACTGTAGACTAGTTCAATACTCAATTACAGCTTTTTGATACTTACAATATTTAGTGTGTACTTATCAGTATTCTCATTTTTTGATGCATTTTATTCATGATAAaactgtgtacatgtatatataatagtaAAATGCTAGTTCAAGACTTTATTATTATCCTTGATGAGCTACAAGCAAACAGTCGgcttatttaagaaaatgtgatgttacttttttatttgattttatatatatatacatataaatatacagttaatcttcttatataaatgtatattaattaatatgttaaataacataataGCAGTGTTGTGTTCATTCATTgaggtatttttttatcaaaataaagatTATATTCTTCAGCAATGTTTTATTGGTATATTAGTGGCAGTAAGAAAAGCTCAGTTCTAAATGATGTTCTTTTTCATGGGTGTGACACAATATTTATGCCTGCAAAGGGTGGCATTTGCGTGTGTCTCTATGTTGCAATCTTGTCTCAGCAAATATTTGGTTACTATTGATTGGATTTTATAGAATTGTAGATTTCCATGGGGTCAATTATAGAATTTGTGTTCTTAttgcaaaggtcaaggtcacttttaaaTAATGCCCCTAAAGGGCAGCATATAGTACTTAGTCTGTCTGCCTGTGCGTCCGTCCCTACGATTTCCGTTCCTTCTGTTTCCAAtgaataactgaagaatgctatGGCCCCGAAACCTCAAACTTGATGGGCAGAATGCTAATGACCAGCAGaggaaccctattgattttgaggtcagtgagTCAATGGTCAATGTTGTGGTGACCTTTCACCAAAAGTCGGTTTTCAATCAATTACTGAAGAACGCTTAGGCCCAGAGACGAGTTAACACCCACCTCATCCTGCAGTGATTTCCATGTACATACTTTGCTTATAAATGTTTCAGATCAATATTTCCAAACTTAATTGAAAGGTAGGGAAGGTCATCATGAGAATATGTTACAAGGCTATCTGTCCATACAGGTACAAGGACTAATGGCTTATTTTGCAAAAGGCATTTGTCACGTTcatgtgacagctcttgttatcaATGGGAATTCAAACAGAAATGTGGAGTTCTATGGAAAATTTGTTCTCTGGTCTCAAAGGCCAAGATCAGACTCAGAGGTCATGTACAGTATTAACTTCACTTCCATACTTCTTGTCTAAgccaaaatatttgttttcttaaatgggATTTAAAGCTGTATTTCACACCAAATTTGTACTTTATAATCTGTAAATGTCACAGGTCAATGTTCCACGATATGGACTTCACACCTGGGGCATTTGTCCTATTCCT
Coding sequences within:
- the LOC128209899 gene encoding uncharacterized protein C1orf198-like, whose protein sequence is MEEKYKSYMSKVNPIASKIIKDEAILKRSLKTQWKELGLKEQEMLLDDYLVDMTVREKYANIEKLNAYGNCFPKMKVETGEKIVVDFDNDCWTWQDEHSSPFNWRTKSQQDLTLDDLEPDVLCKVPSKGKRRESEVSREPSQDRESREREFSVNSSGTVWMTNPLLRGVDRPELIDRCRSSSPCKSVSTSKSSPSTSRSKTPDAINYGFTGSVDDLSSSQGSFIINRGSLDMNRSPSVSSREILSYSLANDPAPTRPARRQRSFSRSPVKSLISRKSEDDETLVTRTGDNHHAFDNQAMGENWSSFVNQGREDDTSSGTPSPYRTLLVEPQGMGMDRGVGSELLRGSMEDEEEDYLQVTKPAADETDSQNASKTGFDFLDNW